The following are from one region of the Trichoderma breve strain T069 chromosome 5, whole genome shotgun sequence genome:
- a CDS encoding neugrin domain-containing protein gives MSCSCRAVPWRTFARGLAQIHRPDASPAVQFRWPARPLVVLGQNRRLHASGLKRQDGAVTAVDTKKNGEEGSQGATVDNAQPSTAKALDEMASSIDAEADSQPAERKRTRRDGGGKRRFAAADGGDGSKNTTSRAKMERKVRPKSTETQPTDSAGQSSNPRPRTQEPWQIQKAALKEKFPEGWQPRKRLSPDALAGIRALNAQFPDVYTTDALADKFQVSREAIRRILKSNWRPSVDEEEDRQQRWFKRGKQVWEQKAALGIKPPQRWRMEGIARDPAYHEWSKKASQREQEWEEEEIRKYRAYREKMKKKAEGKTKL, from the coding sequence ATGAGCTGCTCGTGCCGCGCCGTCCCATGGCGGACGTTTGCGCGTGGCCTCGCCCAGATTCACCGGCCCGACGCTTCTCCAGCCGTGCAGTTTCGATGGCCGGCCCGTCCTTTGGTGGTCTTGGGGCAGAATCGTAGACTGCACGCTTCGGGACTTAAGAGGCAAGATGGAGCGGTGACAGCGGTGGATACGAAGAAgaatggagaggagggatcTCAGGGTGCGACTGTCGACAATGCGCAACCAAGCACGGCGAAAGCGCTGGATGAGATGGCGTCGAGTATAGACGCTGAGGCGGATTCACAACCGGCCGAGAGGAAACGGACGAGGAGGGATGGAGGTGGGAAGAggagatttgctgctgcagatggaggagatggttCAAAGAATACGACATCAAGAGCAAAAATGGAGCGAAAAGTCAGGCCAAAGTCTACCGAAACCCAACCGACAGATTCAGCTGGGCAGTCTTCAAATCCAAGGCCTAGGACCCAAGAGCCGTGGCAGATCCAGAAAGCAGCGCTCAAAGAGAAATTCCCAGAGGGATGGCAGCCGCGCAAACGACTCTCACCAGACGCCCTGGCTGGAATCCGAGCTCTCAATGCACAGTTCCCCGACGTTTACACCACAGATGCGCTGGCAGACAAATTCCAGGTGTCGCGCGAAGCGATTCGACGAATCCTCAAGAGCAACTGGAGGCCATCagtagatgaagaagaggatcgCCAGCAGCGCTGGTTCAAGAGGGGCAAGCAAGTGTGGGAGCAGAAGGCGGCGCTGGGGATCAAGCCGCCGCAGAGATGGCGAATGGAGGGCATCGCGCGAGACCCGGCGTATCATGAATGGAGTAAGAAGGCATCGCAGCGCGAGCAAgagtgggaggaggaggagataCGCAAGTATAGGGCGTAtcgggagaagatgaagaagaaggcggagGGGAAGACGAAGTTGTGA
- a CDS encoding calcipressin domain-containing protein, which translates to METPNLSRSSSTSSRNKANLSLDLSNLPPLVQPTPPSNTLIFTNLNNTDIFLPENLQTIRDLIEHTAPIHSFAPLKSFRRIIVSFFDIDASLAVRQVWDGEAVMGERIKLYFGHSTPIEAKPEHLELPDAGKLFFISPPASPPHGWEMRLEDAPNKQVHADDLAEALAKLHHRPIPTYDSPITPTDGGVPNFGTRSRSSTLIYKPDAETSPGIPAVFVEDMTDEPSALSPLEVSKPIMAQTARPPVELMNDL; encoded by the coding sequence ATGGAGACACCTAATCTATCAAggtcctcttccacctcatcCCGCAACAAGGCGAACCTGAGCCTGGATCTCTCCAACCTCCCGCCACTTGTTCAGCCCACTCCTCCTTCAAACAcactcatcttcaccaaccTGAACAACACCGACATCTTCCTGCCCGAGAACCTGCAAACCATTCGCGACCTCATCGAGCACACAGCACCCATACATTCGTTTGCGCCACTCAAGTCCTTCCGCCGCATCATCGTCTCCTTCTTCGACATCGATGCCTCATTAGCGGTGCGCCAGGTATGGGACGGTGAAGCCGTCATGGGCGAGCGCATCAAGCTCTACTTTGGCCACTCCACGCCCATTGAGGCCAAGCCAGAGCACCTGGAACTTCCCGACGCCGGCAAGCTGTTCTTCATCTCGCCACCCGCCAGCCCTCCCCACGGCTGGGAGATGCGCCTCGAGGATGCGCCCAACAAGCAGGTCCACGCTGATGATCTTGCCGAAGCTCTTGCCAAGCTTCACCACCGTCCTATCCCCACCTACGACTCGCCCATTACCCCTACTGACGGCGGTGTCCCCAACTTTGGCACTCGGAGTCGCAGCTCGACTCTCATCTACAAGCCCGATGCCGAGACCAGCCCCGGCATTCCTGCCGTGTTTGTTGAGGACATGACGGATGAGCCGAGTGCCTTGAGCCCGCTCGAGGTCTCGAAGCCCATCATGGCTCAAACTGCTCGACCTCCCGTTGAGCTGATGAACGACCTATAA
- a CDS encoding tRNA synthetases class II core domain (F) domain-containing protein, with protein sequence MKQNVDMKPALRPSSRVTSPDLFWVTHLAQYAFKRALVGWHELRTSKLEADETTSTEPKESTSTSTVTIRGATHPTQKPWFNVPKNIVAKTSRRLHLQNDHPIAITRQIIQANFPQPTYKYYNEYSPVVTTKQNFDSLGFPADHPGRALTDTYYLNEKLLLRTHTSAHQADTFRANESDGYLISADVYRRDAIDRSHYPIFHQMEGARSWDRNKVPNGDIAAAVMEDIERLPKHDVVVEDPNPPMHPERNPLQEAHHSAAEAEALGKHLKRSLENMVVDIFTRAKAAAIKDDPDFVDEPLRMRWVEAYFPFTSPSWELEVYYAGDWLEVLGCGVVKQELYINANVPSQVGWAFGIGIDRIAMLLFKIPDIRLFWSEDERFLSQFTGVSASLDTLKPFVPFSKHPPSPRDVSFWIRSTSPAGGNDKAVFHENDVMELVRSIGGDEVESVSLIDEFVHPKTGRKSVAYRIVYRHLERTLTGAETNAIHERVRKALVDRLGVELR encoded by the exons ATGAAGCAGAATGTGGATATGAAGCCAGCCCTTAGGCCTAGCTCCAGGGTAACAAGCCCGGATCTCTTTTGGGTCACCCACTTGGCACAATATGCGTTTAAGCGGGCGTTGGTGGGATGGCATGAGCTCAGAACGTCCAAACTTGAGGCCGATGAGA CTACCTCAACGGAGCCCAAAgaatcaacatcaacatcaacagtGACTATTCGAGGAGCCACTCATCCCACACAGAAGCCTTGGTTCAACGTGCCGAAAAATATTGTCGCCAAAACATCAAggcgtctccatctccagaaTGACCATCCAATCGCCATCACGCGGCAGATCATCCAGGCCAACTTCCCGCAGCCAACGTACAAATACTACAACGAGTACAGCCCCGTGGTGACAACAAAGCAGAACTTTGACTCGCTGGGTTTCCCGGCAGATCACCCTGGACGGGCCCTTACCGACACGTACTATCTCAATGAGAAGCTACTGCTGAGGACACACACCAGCGCACATCAGGCGGATACCTTTAGGGCGAACGAGAGCGACGGCTATCTCATCTCGGCGGACGTGTATCGACGAGATGCCATTGACCGAAGCCACTACCCAATCTTCCATCAGATGGAGGGCGCGCGGTCATGGGATCGCAACAAGGTTCCCAACGGAGACATTGCCGCGGCGGTCATGGAGGATATTGAGCGTCTACCCAAGCACGACGTGGTGGTGGAGGATCCTAACCCGCCCATGCATCCTGAGCGAAACCCGCTGCAGGAGGCTCATCACTCGGCGGCGGAGGCTGAGGCGCTCGGCAAGCACCTGAAGCGGTCACTCGAAAACATGGTGGTCGACATCTTCACTAGGGCAAAGGCGGCGGCTATCAAAGACGACCCGGACTTTGTGGATGAGCCCCTGAGGATGCGGTGGGTGGAGGCTTACTTTCCCTTTACCAGCCCGTCGTGGGAGCTGGAGGTGTATTACGCGGGCGACTGGCTCGAGGTGCTGGGCTGTGGCGTGGTCAAGCAGGAGCTCTACATCAATGCCAACGTGCCATCGCAGGTGGGCTGGGCCtttggcatcggcatcgaCCGCATCGCCATGCTGCTGTTTAAGATCCCGGACATCCGGCTCTTCTGGTCCGAGGACGAGAGGTTCCTGTCACAGTTTACGGGCGTCTCAGCCAGCCTGGACACGCTAAAGCCCTTTGTGCCCTTCTCCAAGCACCCGCCCAGCCCCAGAGATGTGTCGTTTTGGATCCGCTCGACGTCCCCGGCGGGCGGCAACGACAAGGCCGTCTTCCACGAGAACGACGTGATGGAGCTGGTCCGCAGCATCGGGGGCGATGAGGTCGAGAGCGTGAGCCTCATTGACGAGTTTGTCCACCCCAAGACGGGGCGCAAGAGCGTGGCGTACCGCATCGTCTACCGCCATCTGGAGCGGACGCTGACGGGCGCGGAGACGAACGCCATTCACGAGAGGGTGAGGAAAGCCTTGGTGGACAGACTCGGTGTTGAACTACGGTGA
- a CDS encoding mitochondrial carrier protein domain-containing protein, translating to MTSASAVQAAEPQQLQAEKKKKLRAPAVRYPFWFGGSASSLAACVRLQTRKPDAPKSMSGTFVHVVKNDGPLGLYSGISASLLRQLTYSTARFGIYEEVKQRYIRSHGGKEPSFPALIAMAVGSGFVGGIAGNFADVINVRMQHDAALPPAERRNYKHAIDGMVRMAREEGALSWFRGWLPNSCRAAVMTAGQLATYDTFKRLLLDYTPMGDSLTTHFTASFLAGLAAATATSPIDVIKTRVMSTSHKQGILHLVRDINRAEGIRWMFKGWVPSFLRLGPHTICTFVFLEMHRKVYRKVKGLDEKAT from the exons ATGACCTCAGCATCTGCAGTTCAGGCGGCCGagccgcagcagctgcaagccgaaaagaagaagaagctgagagCGCCGGCCGTTCGGTATCCCTTCTGGTTTGGAGGAAGCGCAAGCAGCTTGGCCGCCTGC GTCCGCCTGCAAACTCGCAAACCCGATGCGCCCAAGTCCATGAGCGGCACCTTTGTCCACGTCGTGAAAAACGATGGACCGCTCGGCCTCTACAGCGGCATCTCGGCGTCGCTGCTCCGCCAGCTCACGTACTCAACCGCTCGGTTCGGCATCTACGAGGAGGTCAAGCAGCGCTACATCCGGAGCCATGGCGGCAAGGAGCCGTCGTTCCCCGCGCTGATAGCCATGGCCGTCGGCTCGGGTTTCGTCGGCGGCATTGCCGGCAACTTTGCCGATGTGATCAACGTGCGCATGCAGCACGACGCCGCCCTGCCGCCGGCCGAGCGCCGCAACTATAAGCATGCCATCGACGGCATGGTCCGCATGGCCAGGGAGGAGGGCGCCCTGAGCTGGTTCCGCGGCTGGCTGCCCAACAGCTGCCGCGCCGCCGTCATGACCGCCGGCCAGCTCGCCACGTACGACACCTTCAAGCGCCTGCTGCTGGACTACACCCCGATGGGCGACTCCCTCACCACGCACTTCACTGCGTCCTTCCTGGCCGGCCTGGCTGCTGCCACGGCAACGAGCCCCATCGACGTCATCAAGACTCGTGTCATGTCCACGTCGCACAAGCAAGGCATCCTGCATCTTGTAAGAGACATCAACAGAGCCGAGGGTATCCGCTGGATGTTCAAGGGCTGGGTGCCCAGCTTCCTGCGGCTTGGTCC ACACACTATTTGTACATTCGTCTTCCTAGAGATGCACCGCAAGGTATATAGAAAGGTAAAAGGCTTGGATGAGAAAGCCACATAG
- a CDS encoding RNA polymerase rpb3/RpoA insert domain-containing protein: protein MDALHYDPMAMDGEPEQPQVKISAADSTRVDFELSRTNLPFANALRRIIQAEVPTIAIDLVEIEVNSSVLADEFIAHRLGLIPLDSKGVNELNYSRDCDCEQYCEQCSVSLTLHAKCTSDEIMKVYARDLVADGRHANSVGTPIITDPEGLGCLIAKLRKDQELKITCIAKKGIAKEHAKWMPTSAVGFEYDPHNKLHHLDMWFENNTDPEKEWPKSKYAQWEEPLQEGEPFDYDAVPNRFYFEVEASGTMEPDLIIQGGIRVLQQKIGGLLKGLDPRKYGGDDTDMDGPRSPDMNMDGGTTPWQDGGYTTPYGNNTAYGGGNTAYGGGTSYGGSATAYGNGTAYGGSSTSYGGSAAGGSNAGYGSGPYSQGNSWQ from the exons ATGGATGCCTTGCATTATGATCCGATGGCTATGGACGGGGAGCCCGAGCAGCCCCAGGTCAAGATTTCAGCG GCCGATAGCACACGCGTGGACTTTGAGCTCTCAAGAACGAATCTGCCGTTCGCCAACGCCCTGCGACGAATCATCCAGGCCGAAGTGCCGACAATCGCCATCGACTTGGTAGAAATCGAGGTCAACAGCTCTGTCTTGGCCGACGAGTTCATCGCACATCGACTTGGCCTAATTCCTCTCGACTCCAAGGGGGTCAACGAACTCAACTATTCCCGTGACTGCGACTGTGAACAGTACTGCGAGCAATGCAGTGTCAGCCTCACGCTGCACGCAAAGTGCACAAGCGACGAAATCATGAAGGTCTATGCTCGGGATTTGGTTGCTGATGGACGTCATGCGAATTCGGTTGGAACTCCCATCATTACGGATCCGGAGGGTCTGGGGTGCTTGATTGCCAAGCTGCGAAAGGATCAGGAGCTCAAGATTACGTGTATTGCGAAGAAGGGCATTGCAAAGGAGCATGCAAAGTGGATGCCGACGTCCGCAGTTGGCTTCGAATACGACCCTCACAACAAGCTGCACCATCTCGACATGTGGTTTGAAAACAATACTGACCCGGAGAAGGAATG GCCCAAGAGCAAATACGCTCAGTGGGAGGAACCCCTTCAAGAAGGCGAGCCCTTTGACTATGACGCAGTGCCGAACCGATTCTACTTCGAAGTTGAGGCATCAGGAACCATGGAGCCGGATTTGATTATTCAAGGAGGCATTCGGGTATTGCAGCAAAAGATTGGAGGGCTGCTAAAGGGACTGGATCCCAGAAAATACGGTGGCGACGATACCGACATGGACGGCCCCCGAAGTCCCGATATGAACATGGATGGCGGCACAACACCTTGGCAGGACGGCGGATACACAACTCCATACGGAAACAATACGGCATACGGCGGTGGAAACACTGCCTATGGAGGCGGCACTTCATACGGCGGCAGCGCAACGGCCTACGGAAATGGCACGGCTTATGGCGGCAGCTCGACGTCGTATGGTGGCTCTGCGGCGGGCGGCTCGAATGCAGGATACGGATCAGGACCTTATAGCCAGGGCAACTCTTGGCAGTAA
- a CDS encoding WD domain, g-beta repeat domain-containing protein — MKIKAISRSVSAHQPPGTDTVKQPRNLDSAVHPFERAREYKRALNAVKLERMHAAPFIGQMGRGHVDGVYSLAKDPNSLERFASGSGDGVVKVWDLASREEVWHTTAHENIVKGLEWTRDQKLLTCAADRTVKLYDPYNLPSDSAPISSWLGAGAFTSLSHHRSKNAFAVASSVISVYDLERHTAAPEVLHWPTSTDTITNVAFNYVETSVLASCSNDRSIVIYDLRTSAAVAKSVLTFACNRISWSPMEAFNFAAASEDHNIYLFDMRKMDRARNVLKGHVAAVMDVEFSPTGEELVSASWDRTVRLWNRDRGHSRDMYHTKRMQRVLSAKWTPDAKYLLSGSDDGNIRLWRANASQRQGVKSARHRQALEYNDALVRRYGHMPEIARIKRHRHTPKVVKKAGEIKNEELKSIKRREENERKHSSKQFQARKSEREKMVLAREK, encoded by the coding sequence ATgaagatcaaggccatcagCCGATCCGTATCGGCCCACCAGCCTCCCGGCACCGACACCGTCAAGCAGCCGCGAAACCTCGACTCGGCCGTCCACCCCTTTGAGCGAGCGCGCGAGTACAAACGAGCCCTCAATGCCGTCAAGCTGGAGCGAATGCACGCCGCGCCCTTCATCGGCCAGATGGGCAGGGGCCACGTCGACGGCGTCTACTCGCTGGCAAAGGACCCCAACTCGCTCGAGCGCTTCGCCAGCGgcagtggtgatggtgtcgtCAAGGTCTGGGATCTCGCCTCGAGGGAGGAAGTCTGGCATACCACGGCGCACGAGAACATCGTCAAGGGCCTCGAGTGGACCAGAGaccagaagctgctgacGTGCGCCGCCGACCGCACCGTCAAGCTCTACGATCCGTACAACTTGCCTAGCGACTCGGCCCCGATCTCGTCCTGGCTCGGCGCCGGCGCCTTCACCAGTCTCTCGCACCACCGCTCGAAAAATGCCTTTGCCGTTGCGTCGAGCGTCATCTCCGTCTATGATCTCGAGCGGCACACGGCCGCCCCCGAGGTGCTCCACTGGCCAACTTCCACCGACACAATCACAAACGTCGCCTTCAACTACGTCGAGACGTCGGTCCTCGCCTCGTGCTCCAACGACCGCTCCATCGTCATCTACGACCTGCGCacctccgccgccgtcgcAAAGTCCGTCCTCACCTTCGCCTGCAACCGCATCTCCTGGTCGCCCATGGAGGCCTTCAacttcgccgccgcctccgagGACCACAACATCTACCTCTTCGACATGCGCAAGATGGACCGCGCCCGCAACGTCCTCAAGGGCcacgtcgccgccgtcatggACGTCGAGTTCTCCCCCACCGGCGAGGAGCTCGTCTCCGCCTCCTGGGACCGCACCGTCCGCCTCTGGAACCGCGACCGCGGCCACTCCCGCGACATGTACCACACAAAGCGCATGCAGCGCGTCCTCTCCGCCAAATGGACCCCCGACGCAAAGTACCTCCTCTCCGGCTCCGACGACGGCAACATCCGCCTCTGGCGCGCAAACGCCTCCCAGAGGCAGGGCGTCAAATCTGCCCGCCACCGTCAGGCCCTCGAGTACAACGACGCCCTCGTCCGCCGCTACGGCCACATGCCCGAGATTGCCCGCATTAAGCGCCACCGACACACACCAAAGGTCGTCAAGAAGGCTGGCGAGATCAAGAACGAGGAGCTCAAGTCCATCAAGCGCCGCGAGGAGAACGAGCGGAAGCACTCGAGCAAGCAGTTCCAGGCCCGGAaaagcgagagagaaaagatggtCTTGGCTCGAGAAAAGTAA
- a CDS encoding 6-phosphofructo-2-kinase domain-containing protein → MPSAVSFSREDAGRRLAKQSALAKLVMNNRLFSSPPSPPSTSPSSTSPASPELEHQHPHHLAVLPPPAKDVYSTLPVPIAPIPAMVNVAHLMNDLTETPPYSRSVTSTAPSSPRMPPQRQNSGSQTPRVRPHATTLNIPGMTRSKVSPDGRIPQRDVAAKLVIVMVGLPARGKSYITKKLQRYLTWQQHESRIFNVGNRRRKTAGRKVSIHPKLAPEPDCLDPPVQAAEILLNGMPAPGGLLSPRHREEPTEFDLNRADSQQDADQSAQFFDPKNEKAAAFREQVAMDTLDELLDYLLNEGGAVGILDATNSTIARRQHVVDHIKQREPKLGILFIESICRDPDLLEANMRLKLSGPDYRDKDPIQSLADFKARVEAYASAYEPLGEYEEEHDMQYIQMVDVGRKLIQHRLKGFLSGGLSTYLSSFNLAPRQIWITRHGQSIDNELGKLGGDSALTERGHCYAQALHRFITHKRKEWIMEQKSKMAQASFPPLPGDNTPPYPDIVETAEYFDVDDDYDVKNWEMLNELNSGQFEGMTYEEIAAKFPEEFKKRANDKLNYIYPGVGGEGYLQVISRLRDMVREIERITDHVLIIGHRSVCRVLMAYFMDLTREDITDMDVPLGMLYSIEPKPYGIAFHAYRYNEGRGWFDEMSNYKPQKATRGSV, encoded by the exons ATGCCTTCCGCAGTGTCTTTTAGCAGAGAAG ACGCTGGACGACGACTCGCAAAGCAATCGGCACTCGCAAAGCTTGTCATGAACAACCGGCTCTTCTCATCACCGCCGTCGCCTCCTTCCACCTCTCCCTCGTCGACCTCGCCCGCTTCTCCCGAACTGGAGCATCAGCATCCCCACCATCTGGCTGTGCTGCCGCCccccgccaaagatgtcTACAGCACGCTGCCGGTCCCGATCGCACCGATTCCAGCCATGGTCAATGTCGCGCACCTTATGAACGACTTGACAGAGACGCCGCCGTATTCGAGGAGCGTCACATCGACTGCTCCCAGCTCGCCACGCAT GCCTCCTCAGCGACAGAATTCTGGCAGCCAGACTCCCCGAGTTCGACCGCATGCGACGACTCTCAATATCCCGGGCATGACCCGGTCCAAAGTTTCGCCTGATGGACGGATACCTCAGCGCGACGTGGCCGCCAAGCTCGTCATTGTCATGGTCGGCTTGCCGGCTCGCGGAAAATCATACATCACAAAGAAGCTCCAGCGCTATCTGACATGGCAGCAGCACGAGTCGCGCATCTTCAACGTGGGCAATCGGCGGCGGAAGACGGCCGGTCGCAAGGTCTCGATTCACCCCAAGCTGGCACCAGAACCCGACTGCCTTGATCCTCCGGTTCAAGCTGCAGAGATTCTACTGAATGGCATGCCAGCCCCTGGCGGTTTGTTGAGCCCGCGACATCGAGAAGAGCCTACGGAATTCGATCTCAACCGAGCCGATTCACAGCAAGATGCAGACCAATCTGCCCAATTCTTCGACCCCAAGAACGAAAAGGCTGCGGCCTTTAGAGAGCAGGTGGCCATGGATACCCTGGACGAGCTCCTGGACTATCTTTTGAACGAAGGTGGTGCCGTGGGTATCCTTGATGCTACAAATAGCACTATCGCACGAAGACAGCACGTCGTGGATCACATTAAGCAGAGAGAACCCAAGCTTGGTATCTTGTTTATCGAGAGTATCTGCAGAGATCCAGACTTGCTTGAAGCAAACATGCGCTTGAAGCTTTCTGGCCCCGATTATCGGGATAAGGATCCAATCCAGTCACTGGCGGATTTCAAGGCCCGAGTTGAGGCCTATGCTAGCGCATACGAGCCCCTTGGAGAGTACGAGGAAGAGCATGATATGCAATACATTCAG ATGGTCGATGTTGGGCGAAAGTTGATTCAGCACAGACTCAAGGGGTTTTTAAGCGGCGGGCTTAGCACTTACCTTTCCAGCTTCAACCTCGCCCCCCGCCAGATTTGGATCACCCGCCATGGCCAGAGCATCGACAACGAGCTTGGCAAATTAGGTGGTGATTCTGCTCTTACCGAGCGAGGCCACTGCTACGCCCAAGCTCTCCATCGCTTCATCACTCACAAACGAAAGGAGTGGATCATGGAgcagaagagcaagatggcGCAGGCGTcatttccccctcttccaGGCGACAACACCCCACCTTACCCAGACAT CGTGGAGACGGCCGAATACTTTGACGTTGACGACGACTACGACGTCAAGAACTGGGAAATGCTCAACGAGCTCAACTCGGGCCAGTTCGAGGGCATGACATACGAAGAGATTGCGGCCAAGTTCCCCGAGGAGTTCAAGAAGCGTGCCAACGACAAGCTCAACTACATCTACCCGGGCGTCGGCGGTGAAGGCTACCTTCAGGTTATTAGCCGCCTCCGCGACATGGTGCGGGAGATTGAGCGCATCACTGACCACGTTCTGATCATTGGACACCGGTCTGTTTGCCGCGTCCTGATGGCCTATTTCATGGACTTGACTCGAGAAGACATTACCGACATGGACGTGCCCCTGGGCATGCTCTATTCCATCGAGCCCAAACCTTATGGCATTGCCTTCCACGCCTACCGCTATAACGAAGGGCGAGGCTGGTTTGACGAGATGTCCAACTACAAGCCTCAAAAGGCTACTCGTGGCAGCGTCTAA